The stretch of DNA aattgataaatattttgtctGTTAAGGATAATTGCCTAATATTTTGAATACGTATATgtcaagaaataaaaaatgaagtgCTGACTCATTTTCAAATTTCATAATATGACTAGCTTTATCAAtttcacaaaaatttaattgtggTTGGACACAACTCAGTTTTCAATCAACTGCAATACTGCCACATTCACCAAGGCTCTCTGAAATCCTGTCCGGTACTGCAAGAATTTCTATAAGCTACTACAATACAGTTGCATTAAGTAAAACCAGGGTGTAAAATAAGTGCAGCCACTGTAACTAATATGTTAGCTTTGAATAAAAGATTGTCTAATATGGTTACTTTGTCAATAATCGAAGTTAATAGAGgttttatgttaaaatttaaaataaattaaaatcactcTCATCTCTTTTTTGAATTGATAGTtcctaaaactaaaaaataactatCAAAAGTCATAGTAAAATAGAGAACAAAAGGCATTTGTTCACTAAGTGATTTGAGCCACGTACGATTAaatatttacttaaaaaaataaaaatatagatcattttaaattatgatgtgaaattttatttatgatattattattttaataattattgtattatattttttttatggaatttATTGTATTATCTCTATTCTTATTACATCATCAACATATCATTAGGGATGGAatgggaataggtcaggctGACCAATATGGGCTTATGGCTTAGTCTATGTCAAACTCAAGTCAACTcagatttttttcttaaatagatAAAACAAATACTTCTAAAAAAAGTCTATCTAGTTAAAAAATGTGATGTTACATGCCACATAATAAGCTTTCTATGTGTATTAGGTcgatctatttaaataaatataaataaatattgttttactacattaattattatattaaattttgatacttttgttatatattcaacttttaataatttacgcatattaacctcatttagtttttgacatatttaaatgtattattataaaatataatttaagtataatgtatataaagtcatattttttaaaatgtgatgttaatatcaaaataaaactcaATTTCATTCCTATATTTAttcgttaatctatttaaaaatatgtttgattacttattcaaatatgttaaaatgaaataggCTTCGAAGTAGGTTAACATGTCAGACTCATGTCTAAAAAGTAAGTCTATGACAAGCCACGTACGATTAaatatttacttaaaaaaataaaaatatagatcattttaaattatgatgtgaaattttatttatgatattattattttaataattattgtattatattttttttatggaatttATTGTATTATCTCTATTCTTATTACATCATCAACATATCATTAGGGATGGAatgggaataggtcaggctGACCAATATGGGCTTATGGCTTAGTCTATGTCAAACTCAAGTCAACTcagatttttttcttaaatagatAAAACAAATACTTCTAAAAAAAGTCTATCTAGTTAAAAAATGTGATGTTACATGCCACATAATAAGCTTTCTATGTGTATTAGGTcgatctatttaaataaatataaataaatattgttttactacattaattattatattaaattttgatacttttgttatatattcaacttttaataatttacgcatattaacctcatttagtttttgacatatttaaatgtattattataaaatataatttaagtataatgtatataaagtcatattttttaaaatgtgatgttaatatcaaaataaaactcaATTTCATTCCTATATTTAttcgttaatctatttaaaaatatgtttgattacttattcaaatatgttaaaatgaaataggCTTCGAAGTAGGTTAACATGTCAGACTCATGTCTAAAAAGTAAGTCTATGACAAGTCACATGTAAGACTTAGACTTTGATGGGTTGTGTCGTACGACTTTGATGGATTGTGTTGTACATGGTTGATATCTTTTTtgtgaaatgattttttttttcttttcaattcatTAAATGAGCACAAAAGAAGTTATATGCTATaaagtataaatatatatgaagaaaaataaaattatttaaaaatatatattaacattGTTAGAAGAATCTAAAATGAttgcaaaataatttatttacattaattaaatgaaattttaaatttttatagaaaataaaaacgtATATCacactatttataatataaaaaaatatattattaacaatGTTAAGAGTTactttaatgtataaattacaTGTGCCTCTAAATAAAAACGGATTTAATTAtacacattaattaaataagcaAGGAAACTCTAAGCGTAGCATATTATACTTAAAAAGATCGAGATTCTGCTAAAAAAACATCAagattgttttgaaaataagaAACTCTAAGTGTAACATAATTGATCAGACGTCACAAATCAAGAAaccataaatataaaaatagagaaGCAAATACATTATATTCCTTGATGAACATACCATATAGAATATTTCgtaatttcattaaataaattataaatatatatggaTAAAGAGAAATTCTTTCAAAGAGTACAAGAAAACTCAAAATTGCATCACGGATTCAACAATGTCTTCAACCCCTCTTGTATATTCATAGTAGTCTTTAATTCATAACATTAAGATGTTACATAATTTTAGCTACGGTTCACCcttaatatttattcaaattgagCAAATAACACCAACAGATTAGAACTTCTGATAAATTGTTAAACTCACTTTTTCGTtatgtaatataattttttcacgACCGGATCCTAAAATCCTGTAGAATGCCAAGAATTGTGAGGAACTAAAAGAACATCCACAATGGTTTTATGCTTACAACAAGTTCAAGtttgaaacaaataaataatttgaaatgcCATGTGCATTACACAAGGCGTCTTTTGCAAAATCCATATATGAATTCATAATATCATGTCATAGTCTAGAGACGGCACCAAAGAGACTTAGAAATACTATTTACAATATAACCAACATTACAGAAAAGTAAGACGGTATTGTCAAATGATTTTCAGAAGCTTCCTTACATAAACGAGCATCAAGTGAAACCCACCATCTCCAATTTTTACAAAAACAGTCGGAAAGTCTAAAAGAAGCAAAAATGCCATCCTCCAGCAAGAACACGGATACTAGATATCATGTGATTTGCTGTCTTGGGGATCATGTGCGGCAGAAAATGATTTCAGGGATGGCAGAGGTGAAGTTTCACCAGGTTTCACGCTTTCACCTGCAGGTGGCAAGCACCTTTTAGAGAAAAATGCAGCAATACTTCTTGGTCCCCCGCTGCTCTTTTCTGcaatttcaacccaaacatTTAATATAGAAAAGAAAACAACTAAATTGAAATTTGTGGATTGAAGATTTAAAAGTAAAGATATCATACCAGGTTTAACTACCATGCCAAGCTTAACCAATACTTCTTTCTTCACCTGGacaaatatatcataaatacaGCTTAGTAAGTACAAAATCAATCATAAAGCAAAAAAAGTTTTAGCATGTCAGCACAAAACAGCATtgattttcttcacaaaatagTTTTAGCATGTAGAAATTCAACATTATCAAGCCAACATCTTATGGGTTGAGATCCTCTCTATTCTTAAAAGAAATGGAAAGTTCCATTTGGAGAGAGAAATACATAGATTATTTAAAAAggattaaatgattaaaaagatTTGATATGTTATCTACTTTTTGTGTATTTCTATCTCCAAATAGAGCCCTCCATTTCTTTTGAAAGAGGATAGGATTTCAAATCCATCTTATCATATAAAGAAATGAGACAGGTCTAATATATTCGTCCATGTAAATCAGCACAAGGCATATGGATATGGGTTAAGAAAAGCAATTAGTTAATGGAATTAGGATCCGTGATTAAACAAGAGCCAACAATCCCTCTTATTGACTTTATGAATCATTTCACAACCATAAAGTGGGATGTTGCTAGCATGATATGGtacacatttcaaatttactGCAGAGACACattcaatttaaattcaattaatagATTACAGCATGCCTCCTCAAATTAACCACACAAATTTCTTGTGGGTAGaatttaagtcattaaccatgATAATCCTCTGAAGTGCCTATTCAGTTTAGGTTCATGTAAACTCCCAACAGATATCAAGATCTTTTGGCAGTGTTATCAAACAGCCACTATATCGCACTGTAGCGCTATAgcatagcagaatttgaacaaaccgctATTGTTCCCCAATACACTATTTAGTGCAAAGTGTTTTAAAATAGCCACTATTGTGGCCCTATAGCCCTATATTGCTATTGTGGCACTATAgcatagcagaatttgaacaaaccactTTTTTCCGCAATCCGTAATTGCCAACCATGTCTTTTGGTGAGCAATGCTATATTGCTATTTATGACACCTAGGATTGCAACCAACCACAACTGTAAAGGGTTAATGGGATCAATTGTACTCGGACGCAGGCACCTCTACCATTGTCAGTATGCCTGTTAATATTTAGTCCCTTGACATTTGTATCAGGCCACAAATTTGTAATGATTTCCATTATAAAAATTAGCATTAATCACTAGATTGTGGGATCTCCACCCTCACAAACCTGCCAACGGTTATCAACATAATCTGATACTTCTCGTACTTTATTCCTCAGTAACGACTTTGAAGCAGAAGGAAATTTCTGTTGCAAAGACCCTAACACTTTATTTATGCCCTGAGAACAACTCTGAATAGTGGTCACctgaaaaacaataaaatcaCTGGAAGTTATAAAATTTGCATGGTACAGTATAAAATCAGCTACAATTTCAGAAAAGCAAGATAAAAGGAAAAGGGATGCGGCAAATGCTGTGAGAAATCATAACTTACAATTAAAGGTAGATCTGAGTCCTGTATGGCAACCAAATCAGACGGTGGAGTAGCAACACCTTTGCCAGTAGAGGGGGAGGATTCTTGGTCCTCGTCTTGCATTTTATCTGTTGACAATTCTATATATGAGCTACCAGGAATTGTGTACATACTCAAGGCTTGCAAGCACATCTGCTCCTGCTTAGGAGTTCCACTAATATTGTGATCCAATACCAAAACCTCATTGTCATGAACAAAATTTGGTATAATCACAGGGTTATTTTTACGAAGAGCATGCTCTGTCAAATTGTTAAGATATTTTTGCTGTCGTAGCAAAGCACAAAACTCCTCAGTCTCTAGGTCATCTTTAGAGCAATTTGAGCTATCAGCCTCCTCAAGGCTAACATCTGTTTCCAGTTTGTCCAATTGTGCAACCTACATATAAATGATGAATTCCTTAACCAATTGCAGTGGCCTTAAACTCACAAATAGAGCCAATTATTAGTACAAGTGCTCGAGGTGATGACATCTGAGAACATTAGATGCCGCAGACACCTCAGCTTGTCATTAGATTTAGATCAtaagaatattaaataaaataaacaaaacatgcACAGATTTCAAGACACCAAAAGGTCAAGTACATTATTAACTCAAATTCATTACAGCAAAAACATTAAACTTCTACCTCATCTTCTGAGAGATATCCATCTGGTACAAAAAATCCATCTTCACTTTCTGCATCAGATTTTGAACCTTCGTCTTGACATTCCTCTTCATCTTTTTCACAATCTGAAAGACTTTCACCAGGTTCctccttaaaaataaaaaagaatgttaGCAGATTGAATATattaagatatatattaataaaattagatACAGAGATTCAATGCACCTCTTCCCATTCCTCGTCACTGCTGACATCATAATCAACGCTTGGATCCTTCCTTAAAGGATGCCTTGGTCCAACAACATGACtagaaatacaaattttaacaCGGGTAAGCAATCTCAACTAGAAATATAAAAACCAGATATCCCAACAAACAAGAAAATTACTAATGATATTAGATTTCAAGTAATTACATGCATTTAATTTAATCACCCAATGAGCATCGAGAAGTAGTGACTAAATATTTGCATAACTAGAAGAAACCCACAAGCAAAATAGTTTATCCATTTTTTAAACGTATAgataaaagcctattacaagtCAATCCAAATTCTACTCCTGAAGCATGATCTAACCTTTTAATGGGCCAAAAACCATAAAAGGCTGGTCTATGAGCCTTATCAAACTGTAATAATTGTCTCCCTCGATAGTACTTCTTGACATCAGGATGAGTACTGTCTGCATTCATTGAGCATGAATTACTATCTGGACTACTTTCTCCCAATCGGTCTACATGACTTTCCATGCCCACCTCATCCTCATGAATTGCAGCTTTAGTATCTGTAAGCTTAAGTTTGTTAACAGGTTCAATCTTGGGATTCTGACGTAAACCCcatctctgttttctgtttgAGCGTATTGATTGTCCTAAAGAGCGCCATGAAGAAAAGTGTGACCTGCAAAGTCAGACATTTTTCTTAAGATCTGAAATCAGCATGGCTGAGATCAAAGAGAAAGGTAAAACTGTACTTACCTGCGAATATCCTCATGTGTAATATCACCACTTGAGGCAAGAACATTATCCATTGAAAGAGTAGCTGACTTGGACACACTTTCACTCTTGCTGATTATATCAGATGTAGTTGGCTCAATTAAAACGTTGTCGTTCTCAGAGGGATTAGGTTTACTTTTTTTCAGAAAACGTTCCATGATTGAGACTTGTTTTTGTAAACTGCGTTTCTTTTTTAATTCAGCTTCTTCTTTTTCTCGACGCCGCTGATCTTTTTCTGCTTCCTCTACCTGCTTCTTTTGTTGTTTCCTCTGTTCACTACATTTTTCATCACTCCTTACCTCACCTGGGGACAATTTCAAATCCGCTTCCTAGAACAGTTAGGCAGTTGGAGAAAATGAAACTTGTcaattgtcaaaataaatattatcttcTAACAAATGCAATGAAAAGTTATAAATATTCGACTTAAATACATGGACAACACAATTTCACTGCCTATGAGAACAGTACCAAGGAAGGGGTAACTGAAGATATAAACAACACAACAGAATCAAAACAGCACTTACAATGGCAAGTGTATCTGTTTGAAGTTCACATTGCATGTTttgtttctctttctctttctcagCTTCTCTTCTATTTCTATCCAACTGTTTAATTAGCAATTTTTCTTCTTGGTTTGCTTTTTTCTTATCCCTGCAATCataatttagaaaaattcaaataaaaaattatatatttgaagaAGCAATAAAACATGTCGTGTATAGAACGTTGCATACATGTCATCGCTGTTTTTCTGCAACAAGCCTTCAACTATCACTCGGATATCTGCCTCGGTACAAGTTTTACTGAGCTTTTTTGAGGTCTTAATTAAGTCTTGATTATAGTTAGGCTCACTCTCTTGTTTCTTCAGTGACACTATCATTTCTGCAAGGCAATCAAGTTTTAACAAAATACACTATAAACAAGCAAGCCAATGCTTTCCCAAAACTTGCTCAAAATAAAGCACTGTTTCAACAGGcaaaacacaacaaaacatCACCATAACTGTCATTAACAGCAGTTGTTGGCAGATTCTACTATCAACAGCACATTCGCTTGGACTAAAAAAGGAATAAATAAACGAATAACATTCAAAGTACAAGAAACAACCAAAACAAGATAACCCATACCAGACACAGCCGTAATTCTCTCATGGATCTTTTTCCTGCAAGTGCGTCGAACAACAAGCTCTCCACGAACAGATTTTGGAATCAACTTAACATCCCTAGTCTGTAATAACAGCACAACAAATCCATCACTAATAAACAACCAATGTCAATACACACTCGACCTCAGCACAAACCCAATTACTATCAAAATAACCAGCTTCCAAAAACATATCCACTTACACAACCATATTATACAACTAAATCAAACAACAATTATgctattgttaataaaatatagtaacacaaatcaaaccaaacaaaaagaaaacgtATAATCACCTCCCAACACCAAAGACATGAATCAGAATGATCCTCAAGTATATCAGCATCAGCATTAGGAACACCATACATCATCCTCTGTCCAAT from Cicer arietinum cultivar CDC Frontier isolate Library 1 chromosome 3, Cicar.CDCFrontier_v2.0, whole genome shotgun sequence encodes:
- the LOC101490136 gene encoding chromatin assembly factor 1 subunit FAS1; this translates as MQMENSVTIDLENTPPPPPLQDPSPNRPKSNPRKRKKELNSVLQNLRSPEEKQSHIETLEKELEGLFEYYRVVLSKKVAVDLKQCGGSRNAVVAALMEESELPLSKLVDEIHGKLNSELANGGIVLAESFNSALVKSSVLFIGQRMMYGVPNADADILEDHSDSCLWCWETRDVKLIPKSVRGELVVRRTCRKKIHERITAVSEMIVSLKKQESEPNYNQDLIKTSKKLSKTCTEADIRVIVEGLLQKNSDDMDKKKANQEEKLLIKQLDRNRREAEKEKEKQNMQCELQTDTLAIEADLKLSPGEVRSDEKCSEQRKQQKKQVEEAEKDQRRREKEEAELKKKRSLQKQVSIMERFLKKSKPNPSENDNVLIEPTTSDIISKSESVSKSATLSMDNVLASSGDITHEDIRRSHFSSWRSLGQSIRSNRKQRWGLRQNPKIEPVNKLKLTDTKAAIHEDEVGMESHVDRLGESSPDSNSCSMNADSTHPDVKKYYRGRQLLQFDKAHRPAFYGFWPIKSHVVGPRHPLRKDPSVDYDVSSDEEWEEEEPGESLSDCEKDEEECQDEGSKSDAESEDGFFVPDGYLSEDEVAQLDKLETDVSLEEADSSNCSKDDLETEEFCALLRQQKYLNNLTEHALRKNNPVIIPNFVHDNEVLVLDHNISGTPKQEQMCLQALSMYTIPGSSYIELSTDKMQDEDQESSPSTGKGVATPPSDLVAIQDSDLPLIVTTIQSCSQGINKVLGSLQQKFPSASKSLLRNKVREVSDYVDNRWQVKKEVLVKLGMVVKPEKSSGGPRSIAAFFSKRCLPPAGESVKPGETSPLPSLKSFSAAHDPQDSKSHDI